One Primulina huaijiensis isolate GDHJ02 chromosome 5, ASM1229523v2, whole genome shotgun sequence DNA segment encodes these proteins:
- the LOC140976610 gene encoding putative ABC1 protein At2g40090 isoform X2, with protein sequence MRQSMLNRCPVSSYDQVCDVIKKELGGMPDEIFDEFDQVPIASASLAQVHVARTHDGHQVAVKVQHTHMLDTAAADYATVELIVNTLHWLFPSFDYRWLTHEMRESLPKELDFLIEAKNSEKCMDNFRRFSPHISEYVYAPKVFWNLSTSKLLVMEFIDGAQVNDLTTIQKLGIGPSDVSKLLSRAFAEMMFKHGFVHCDPHAANVLVRPLPSGNRSIFGKKKPQLVLLDHGLYKDLDFSTRINYASLWKGLVFSDAKTIKENSAKLGAGEDLYALFAGILTLKPWNKVVDPAVDHLIVQGTESDNSELQMYASQYFPQITELLRRLPRVILLMLKTNDCLRAVNRYLMQGSSLETFLIVGRISSEAVIESRLLQNRSFLTRLSVWFEMRLLDARLFAMQIALWLLKLQLALTF encoded by the exons ATGAGACAATCAATGTTGAATAGATGTCCGGTTTCGTCTTATGACCAAGTGTGTGATGTTATCAAGAAAGAGCTCGGAGGGATGCCTGATGAA ATTTTTGATGAATTTGATCAAGTCCCCATAGCAAGTGCTTCTTTAGCACAGGTTCATGTTGCCCGAACTCATGATGGTCATCAAGTTGCTGTGAAG GTTCAGCACACTCACATGCTAGACACAGCTGCTGCAGATTATGCAACCGTGGAGTTAATTGTCAATACATTGCATTGGCTTTTTCCTTCTTTTGATTATAG ATGGTTGACTCATGAAATGCGAGAAAGTTTACCAAAG gaGTTAGATTTCTTGATCGAGGCCAAGAACAGTGAAAAATGTATGGATAACTTTAGGAGGTTTTCTCCACATATATCTGAATATGTTTATGCTCCCAAAGTATTTTGGAACTTGAGTACCTCCAAGTTGTTGGTAATGGAATTCATTGATGGAGCACAAGTAAATGATCTTACGACCATTCAGAAGCTAGGAATTGGTCCAAGTGATGTATCAAAATTG TTAAGTCGTGCTTTTGCTGAAATGATGTTTAAACATGGTTTTGTGCACTGTGATCCTCATGCTGCTAATGTGTTAGTTCGCCCCTTGCCTTCTGGAAATAGGAGCATTTTTG GAAAGAAAAAACCACAGTTAGTATTACTGGACCACGGTTTATACAAGGATCTTGACTTCTCTACAAGAATTAACTATGCTTCCCTTTGGAAG GGTTTAGTATTTTCTGATGCTAAGACAATTAAAGAAAATAGTGCAAAGTTAGGTGCTGGGGAGGACCTTTATGCATTATTTGCTGGAATTCTTACCCTGAAACCATGGAATAAAGTTGTTGATCCTGCTGTGGATCATCTAATTGTCCAAGGAACTGAAAGTGATAATTCAGAACTTCAG ATGTATGCTTCACAATACTTTCCTCAAATAACCGAGCTGCTCAGGAGACTCCCTCGAGTGATTCTTTTAATGCTAAAAACAAATGATTGCTTGCGAGCGGTAAATAGATATCTG ATGCAAGGCTCGTCACTTGAAACATTCTTGATTGTCGGAAGAATCTCATCTGAGGCAGTTATCGAGTCACGATTGCTGCAAAACAGGTCGTTTCTTACTCGGCTTAGTGTGTGGTTTGAAATGCGTCTATTAGATGCTCGGCTGTTCGCAATGCAGATTGCTTTGTGGTTGTTGAAACTTCAATTAGCCCTGACATTTTGA